The Hyphomicrobiales bacterium genome has a window encoding:
- a CDS encoding conserved hypothetical protein (Evidence 4 : Unknown function but conserved in other organisms) has translation MAISDGSTNATVGTAQLPHLLDSYGANRPTWQVAGVDYHVGVPDGLALKDPATISMAGVTVNKSTHVVTVTGSNVTLDGYDFSLAGGWAVVISGSNTTVTNSNFLVGSNGNPPILGTSSSSNITVTNSTIDGNNSAAVGGLIEMRGSGTLTVDHSWLKNAGGDMIQMHTSGQAASAVIQYNLIQNAGMAPGAHGDYTEFIDGPYTATIMYNTTTQKGGATQGFMVEPDMGSNAGVITSGEIGNNTMTGSVNAFTAITVADIVNSFTVHDNYFDPSQTSSGLAFGGVRGGPNDSTSKSVYIHNVDMVSGSVWQDSNAPTTPTTPSVPSNPTSAPVISSWSPDTGVTGDGVTNVSKLTLKGTAAANSTVKLYDGSTQIGSTTADSSGAWSYTTAALSDAKHVLTATATASSTGKASAASAAVNVTVDTVTPNAPALTTNSIVNTNKVLLSGTAEANSTITIYDGTKAIGTATANASGSWSVTTSVLSTGTHSLSVTATDTAGNVSAKSKAFDAVISATSTPTTTPTISSFSQDSGVVGDKITNDNTLTLTGTATANSTVKVFDGATQVGTATANSSGQWTLTTSTLADGGHNLTATATNASGQTSATSTALSLTIDTKAPVVPTVEVYSQASAAIASTATLDKFILRGTAEAASTVKVFDGAKQIGTVTANSSGGWSFDPGELSKGSHSFSAVATDVAGNASTASAAKSVNVSGAGGAAPAIASFSNDSGVVGDKITNDNTLTLTGTAVANGTVKVFDGSTQVGTATANSSGQWTLTTSTLKDGGHSLTATVTNASGLTSAASTALALTIDTKAPSAPTLKVYSQSGASVGSTTSLDDFTLKGTAEANSTVKVFDGAKQIGTATANGSGAWSVDVSDLKAGAHSFTAIATDVAGNGGTASTAASVTVKAAPAAIAFTSLSEAWDYTTIKGTADPNSQIKLYDGKTAIGQVTASSDGTWTFQTKGLSDTIHTFTAKGVDGAGNVLVTSSGQAILGSSKGNALTGTSGDDYFFGNGHPDTFVFAPNFGNDVIKDFAATGWKHDTIKFSSSVFDSFASVLSHASQVGQDVVIASGQDTLTLKNVKLSSLNSHDFQFA, from the coding sequence ATGGCTATCAGCGACGGCTCCACCAACGCTACGGTTGGAACAGCACAGCTTCCTCATCTGCTCGACAGCTACGGGGCCAACCGCCCTACGTGGCAGGTTGCGGGGGTTGATTATCATGTAGGCGTTCCCGACGGCCTTGCGCTGAAGGACCCGGCCACGATTTCGATGGCGGGCGTGACGGTGAACAAATCGACCCATGTGGTCACGGTGACGGGCAGCAACGTTACGCTCGACGGCTATGACTTCTCGCTTGCGGGGGGCTGGGCCGTGGTCATCAGCGGCAGCAATACGACGGTCACGAATTCGAACTTCCTGGTGGGGTCGAACGGCAACCCGCCCATCCTGGGGACGAGCTCGTCCTCGAACATCACGGTGACGAACAGCACGATCGACGGCAACAACTCCGCCGCGGTCGGCGGGCTGATCGAGATGCGCGGCTCGGGCACGCTGACGGTTGATCATTCCTGGCTGAAGAATGCCGGGGGCGACATGATCCAGATGCACACCTCGGGCCAGGCGGCCTCGGCGGTGATCCAGTACAACCTGATCCAGAACGCTGGCATGGCGCCGGGCGCGCATGGCGACTACACCGAGTTCATCGACGGTCCGTACACCGCGACGATCATGTACAATACGACGACGCAGAAGGGCGGCGCCACGCAGGGCTTCATGGTCGAGCCCGACATGGGCTCCAATGCCGGCGTGATTACGTCCGGCGAAATCGGCAACAACACCATGACCGGGAGCGTGAACGCCTTCACCGCGATCACTGTGGCCGACATCGTCAACAGCTTCACGGTTCACGACAACTACTTCGACCCCTCCCAGACCTCCAGCGGCCTTGCCTTCGGCGGCGTTCGCGGGGGACCAAACGACAGCACCTCGAAGTCCGTCTATATTCACAATGTGGATATGGTGTCCGGCTCGGTCTGGCAGGACTCGAACGCTCCCACCACCCCCACCACTCCGAGCGTCCCTTCCAACCCGACCAGCGCCCCTGTGATCTCCTCTTGGTCGCCGGATACCGGCGTGACCGGCGACGGCGTCACCAACGTCAGCAAGTTGACGTTGAAGGGCACCGCGGCAGCCAACAGCACCGTGAAGCTGTATGACGGCTCGACCCAGATCGGCAGCACGACGGCCGATTCATCTGGTGCCTGGAGCTATACGACGGCGGCGTTAAGCGACGCCAAGCATGTGCTGACGGCAACTGCGACGGCGAGCAGCACCGGCAAGGCCAGTGCGGCCTCCGCCGCAGTCAATGTGACCGTGGACACGGTTACGCCAAATGCTCCGGCTTTGACGACCAATTCCATCGTCAACACCAACAAGGTTCTGCTGTCGGGAACCGCCGAGGCGAACAGCACCATCACCATCTATGACGGGACGAAGGCGATCGGCACCGCCACGGCGAATGCGTCCGGAAGCTGGAGCGTGACGACATCCGTTCTGTCGACCGGGACCCACAGCCTGTCAGTCACCGCGACGGATACCGCAGGCAACGTCAGCGCCAAGTCGAAGGCCTTCGATGCGGTCATCAGTGCGACGTCGACGCCGACGACAACGCCGACGATCTCCTCCTTCTCTCAGGATAGCGGCGTGGTTGGTGACAAGATCACCAACGACAACACGCTGACCCTGACCGGGACTGCGACCGCAAACAGCACCGTCAAGGTGTTCGACGGTGCCACCCAGGTCGGGACCGCGACGGCGAACAGCAGCGGTCAGTGGACGCTGACGACGTCGACGTTGGCGGATGGCGGTCACAACCTGACGGCGACGGCAACGAACGCTTCCGGGCAGACTAGTGCTACCTCGACGGCGCTGTCCCTCACGATCGATACGAAAGCGCCTGTTGTCCCGACCGTGGAGGTCTATTCGCAGGCCAGCGCCGCGATCGCAAGCACGGCCACCCTCGACAAGTTCATCCTGAGGGGGACCGCCGAGGCCGCCAGCACCGTGAAAGTGTTCGACGGCGCCAAGCAGATTGGGACGGTGACGGCGAACAGCAGCGGCGGTTGGAGTTTCGACCCCGGCGAACTCAGCAAGGGTTCTCACAGCTTCTCCGCGGTTGCGACGGACGTCGCCGGCAACGCCAGCACGGCGTCGGCGGCCAAGAGCGTGAACGTGTCGGGGGCGGGGGGGGCGGCACCTGCGATCGCTTCCTTCTCCAACGATAGCGGCGTCGTTGGCGACAAGATCACCAACGACAACACGCTGACCCTGACCGGGACGGCGGTGGCCAACGGCACCGTGAAGGTGTTCGACGGTTCCACGCAGGTCGGGACTGCGACGGCGAACAGCAGCGGCCAGTGGACGCTGACGACGTCGACGCTGAAAGACGGTGGCCACAGCCTGACGGCGACCGTGACCAACGCTTCCGGCCTGACCAGTGCTGCCTCGACGGCGCTTGCCCTCACCATCGACACGAAGGCGCCGAGCGCTCCGACACTGAAGGTCTATTCGCAATCCGGCGCCTCCGTCGGAAGCACGACCAGCCTCGACGACTTCACTCTGAAGGGGACGGCCGAGGCCAACAGCACGGTGAAAGTGTTCGACGGTGCCAAGCAGATCGGGACGGCGACGGCGAACGGCAGCGGTGCCTGGAGCGTCGACGTCAGCGATCTCAAGGCTGGCGCCCACAGCTTCACCGCAATCGCGACCGACGTTGCGGGTAATGGCGGCACGGCTTCCACCGCGGCGAGCGTGACCGTTAAGGCGGCGCCGGCGGCGATTGCGTTCACCAGCCTATCCGAGGCGTGGGACTACACCACGATCAAGGGCACTGCAGATCCCAATAGCCAGATCAAGCTGTATGACGGCAAGACGGCGATCGGGCAGGTGACCGCGAGCTCGGACGGTACTTGGACTTTCCAGACCAAGGGCTTGTCCGACACGATCCACACCTTCACGGCTAAGGGGGTCGACGGCGCCGGAAACGTTCTCGTCACCAGCTCGGGCCAGGCGATCCTTGGCTCCAGCAAGGGCAACGCCTTGACAGGCACTTCGGGTGACGATTATTTCTTCGGTAACGGTCATCCCGACACCTTTGTGTTCGCCCCTAATTTTGGCAACGACGTCATCAAGGACTTCGCTGCGACGGGGTGGAAGCATGATACGATCAAGTTCAGTTCGAGTGTGTTCGATAGCTTCGCCAGCGTGCTCTCTCACGCGTCGCAGGTCGGTCAGGACGTAGTCATCGCGTCCGGACAAGACACGCTGACGCTGAAGAACGTCAAGCTGTCGTCGCTTAACTCGCACGACTTCCAGTTCGCGTAG
- the prsD gene encoding Type I secretion system ATP-binding protein PrsD: protein MADFERRREIPEFGRRRAVPPPDHLGKNGTSRLAAFGAFAQRGRSGVTKLIFSAAQPVEAVRRGLVSERIQPVKQPANDYDEPRSEVAAFLKSCRRIFWGLAAFSGLSNLLMLTGSFFMLQVYDRVLPSRSVPTLLALLALAILLYLFQGGLDLVRSRISVRVGRYFDEQLGARVFDAVVRMPLKTRGDGDGMQPLRDLDQVRSFLAGGGPTALFDLPWMPIYLGVCFLFHFWIGVTALVGAAVLVAVTLLTELRTKGPAKAFSQLSAQRAALAGESRRNAEVLQAMGMRRQAIERWQEINGKYLAAHERASDVASGLGGISKVFRMILQSGVLAVGAYLVINQETTAGIIIAGSILTARALAPVEVAIANWKGFVAARQSGQRLDQLLSLLPKEAEPLALRPPTGALVVEDLYVAAPGSERSILADVSFKASSGQGIGIIGPSGAGKSTLARALVGVWPRVRGRIKLDNAALDQWSAEALGKYIGYLPQDVELFDGSIAVNIARFDPEATPASVLEATRIAGVHEMILSLPEGYGTKIGEGGVTLSVGQRQRIGLARALYGNPFLVVLDEPSSNLDSEGEEALTQAILSVRQRGGVVIVVAHRPKALEGVDHVMVIGEGRLQSYGPKQEILRKVLHMPTPLNVVAGQGGGRWTAR, encoded by the coding sequence ATGGCTGATTTCGAACGGCGGAGAGAAATCCCCGAGTTCGGACGGCGGAGGGCGGTCCCTCCGCCGGACCATCTTGGAAAGAATGGGACCTCACGCCTGGCGGCTTTCGGTGCTTTTGCACAGCGCGGGCGTTCAGGTGTCACCAAGCTGATCTTCTCGGCCGCACAGCCGGTGGAGGCTGTGCGGCGGGGATTGGTTTCCGAGCGCATTCAACCGGTCAAACAGCCGGCAAATGATTACGACGAGCCGCGTTCCGAGGTTGCGGCTTTTCTGAAGTCGTGCAGGCGGATTTTCTGGGGCCTCGCGGCGTTCAGCGGCCTCAGCAATCTGCTGATGCTGACCGGCTCCTTCTTCATGCTGCAGGTCTATGATCGGGTCTTGCCGAGCCGGAGCGTGCCGACCTTGCTGGCGCTCCTGGCGCTGGCGATCCTGCTCTATCTGTTTCAGGGCGGTCTCGATCTTGTCCGCAGCCGCATCAGCGTTCGTGTCGGCCGCTATTTCGATGAGCAACTGGGCGCGCGTGTCTTCGACGCCGTCGTTCGCATGCCGTTGAAAACCCGCGGCGATGGCGACGGAATGCAGCCCTTGCGCGACCTCGATCAGGTCCGCAGCTTTCTCGCTGGCGGTGGGCCGACGGCGCTGTTCGATCTGCCCTGGATGCCTATCTATCTCGGAGTCTGCTTCCTGTTCCATTTTTGGATCGGCGTCACGGCGTTGGTCGGCGCGGCCGTGCTGGTCGCGGTGACCCTTTTGACCGAGCTTCGAACGAAGGGGCCGGCAAAGGCGTTTTCTCAGCTCAGCGCCCAGCGTGCGGCATTGGCCGGGGAAAGCAGGCGGAATGCCGAAGTCCTGCAAGCGATGGGTATGCGACGGCAGGCCATCGAGCGCTGGCAGGAGATCAACGGCAAATACCTCGCCGCTCATGAGCGCGCGAGCGACGTCGCCAGCGGCCTCGGCGGCATCTCGAAAGTGTTTCGGATGATCCTGCAATCCGGCGTTCTCGCCGTCGGCGCCTATCTGGTGATCAATCAGGAGACGACCGCGGGTATCATCATTGCGGGATCGATCCTGACGGCTCGGGCGCTTGCACCGGTCGAGGTCGCCATCGCGAATTGGAAGGGCTTCGTGGCTGCGCGCCAGTCGGGGCAGCGGCTCGATCAGCTGCTGTCGCTCCTGCCTAAGGAGGCTGAGCCTCTGGCACTGCGGCCGCCGACCGGGGCGCTTGTGGTCGAGGATCTCTATGTTGCCGCGCCGGGCTCCGAGCGGTCGATCCTGGCCGATGTTTCATTCAAGGCGAGCAGTGGTCAGGGGATCGGGATCATCGGCCCGAGCGGAGCGGGCAAATCCACGCTGGCGCGGGCGCTGGTGGGAGTGTGGCCGCGCGTTCGCGGCAGGATCAAGCTCGACAACGCGGCTTTGGATCAATGGTCGGCCGAGGCGCTCGGCAAGTATATCGGCTACCTCCCGCAGGATGTGGAGCTGTTCGACGGCAGCATCGCGGTCAATATCGCCCGCTTTGATCCCGAGGCCACGCCGGCCTCGGTTCTGGAAGCGACGCGCATTGCCGGCGTGCATGAGATGATCCTGTCACTTCCCGAGGGTTACGGCACGAAGATCGGGGAAGGCGGCGTTACGTTGTCCGTGGGTCAACGGCAGAGGATCGGCCTGGCACGCGCCTTGTACGGCAATCCGTTCCTGGTGGTGCTCGACGAGCCCTCGTCGAATCTCGATAGCGAGGGCGAGGAAGCGCTGACGCAGGCGATCCTCAGCGTTCGCCAGCGAGGTGGCGTCGTCATCGTCGTCGCTCATCGCCCGAAGGCCCTAGAGGGGGTCGACCATGTGATGGTCATCGGCGAAGGGCGCCTGCAGTCCTACGGGCCGAAGCAGGAGATCCTGAGGAAGGTGCTGCATATGCCCACCCCGCTGAATGTCGTGGCTGGCCAGGGAGGCGGACGATGGACCGCCCGGTGA
- the prsE gene encoding Type I secretion system membrane fusion protein PrsE — MDRPVSSALHSIQRYMIVGLAMFVAVTFGIGGWAATTQLAGAIIGQGVVVVDSSVKKVQHATGGIVGELRVREGDRVNAGDILIRLDETQTLANATIVTKGMDELLARQARLETERDGVDEVVFPKALLDRVQAPGSEAGRAITAERTLFDLRSRARSGLKAQLKERSAQFQDETKGYTGQAEAKQKEVDLIQKELSGVRALWQKNLIPVTRLNALEREVARLEGERSQLTGSIAQTRGKIAEIALQIIQIDQDLRTEVGKDLIETRSKLSELAERKTAAVDQLNRIDIRAPQSGRVHQLSVHTVGGVIAPGEQIMTIVPDSDALVVEVKVAPRDIDHVHLGQAATMRFAAFNQKSTPEIDGEISMVSADLTQDQRSGTSYYTARVALKQEEVARLGQAKLVPGMPVDVFIKTPGRTALSYLTKPLWDQAERAMKER; from the coding sequence ATGGACCGCCCGGTGAGCTCGGCTCTGCATTCGATCCAGCGCTACATGATCGTCGGCCTGGCGATGTTCGTCGCCGTGACGTTCGGGATCGGCGGCTGGGCTGCAACGACGCAACTCGCAGGCGCGATCATCGGCCAGGGCGTCGTCGTGGTTGATTCAAGCGTCAAGAAGGTGCAGCACGCCACCGGTGGTATCGTGGGCGAATTGCGCGTCCGTGAAGGCGACCGGGTCAATGCCGGCGATATTCTGATCCGCCTCGACGAAACGCAGACGCTGGCCAACGCCACCATCGTGACGAAGGGCATGGATGAACTGCTCGCGCGTCAGGCTCGCCTCGAGACTGAACGCGACGGCGTCGACGAGGTCGTGTTTCCGAAGGCACTGCTGGACCGCGTCCAGGCCCCGGGTTCGGAGGCGGGGCGGGCCATTACGGCGGAGCGCACGCTGTTCGATCTACGAAGCCGGGCCAGGAGCGGTCTGAAGGCGCAGCTCAAGGAGCGCAGCGCGCAATTTCAGGACGAGACCAAAGGTTACACTGGGCAGGCAGAAGCCAAGCAGAAGGAAGTCGACCTGATCCAGAAGGAGCTCAGTGGCGTCCGCGCGCTCTGGCAGAAGAATCTGATCCCGGTCACCAGGCTGAACGCGCTGGAGCGCGAGGTCGCTCGGCTCGAAGGCGAGCGCAGTCAGCTGACGGGATCGATTGCGCAGACGCGTGGCAAGATCGCCGAAATCGCGCTGCAGATCATCCAGATCGATCAGGATCTCCGGACCGAGGTCGGCAAGGATCTGATCGAGACCCGCTCCAAGCTTTCCGAACTGGCAGAGCGGAAGACCGCGGCTGTCGATCAGCTCAACCGGATCGACATCCGGGCGCCTCAGTCCGGCCGCGTCCACCAGCTCTCGGTTCACACCGTCGGTGGCGTGATTGCGCCTGGCGAGCAGATCATGACCATCGTTCCCGATTCCGATGCCTTGGTCGTCGAGGTCAAGGTTGCGCCGCGTGACATCGATCATGTCCATCTCGGTCAGGCCGCGACGATGCGCTTCGCCGCTTTCAACCAGAAATCCACCCCGGAGATCGATGGCGAGATCAGCATGGTGTCAGCGGACCTGACGCAGGACCAGCGCTCCGGCACCAGCTATTACACGGCGCGCGTGGCGCTCAAGCAGGAAGAAGTCGCCCGTCTCGGGCAGGCCAAGCTGGTACCGGGCATGCCGGTGGACGTCTTCATCAAGACACCGGGGCGGACAGCACTGTCCTATCTGACCAAACCCCTGTGGGACCAGGCTGAGCGCGCGATGAAGGAGCGCTGA
- a CDS encoding Acetyltransferase: protein MPPSPDPRPSFEDADTWLRSVRRFLSILAERKKGQFNRRVSVGDLLTERDDNAAAYGFGKGTTMYDNALVLGDVKVGCNTWIGPGCILDGSGGGLRIGDWCSISAGVQIYTHHTVNRSISLGQLPVDYAPTRIGDGVYIGPNTVVQMGVTIGDKAIIGANSLVNRDIPSGAKAYGSPARIR from the coding sequence ATGCCGCCTTCCCCTGATCCGCGCCCGTCCTTCGAGGATGCCGATACCTGGCTGCGGAGCGTCCGGCGTTTCCTCAGCATCCTTGCCGAGCGCAAGAAGGGGCAGTTCAACCGGAGGGTCTCCGTCGGCGATCTTCTGACGGAGCGTGACGACAATGCCGCTGCCTATGGCTTCGGCAAAGGCACGACGATGTACGACAATGCCCTGGTGCTCGGGGATGTCAAAGTCGGGTGCAACACCTGGATCGGGCCTGGCTGCATCCTTGACGGCTCCGGTGGGGGCTTGCGGATCGGGGACTGGTGCTCGATTTCCGCCGGCGTCCAGATCTACACTCACCACACGGTCAATCGCTCGATTTCGCTCGGGCAACTGCCCGTCGATTATGCGCCGACCAGGATCGGCGACGGCGTGTATATCGGGCCGAACACGGTCGTCCAGATGGGGGTGACGATCGGGGACAAGGCCATTATCGGCGCTAATTCCCTGGTCAACCGCGATATCCCTTCCGGCGCAAAAGCTTACGGTTCACCGGCGCGGATACGATAA
- a CDS encoding Serine/threonine protein phosphatase — protein MIGSALNRLQKSKRASVPSLPEGMRLYAIGDIHGRLDLLRQLASKISEDLGNAGANRISAVFLGDYIDRGPQSAAVIEELARGAFPVPFLALRGNHEEILLRFLEDESVLDSWRKFGGLETLHSYGVPVAEPMRGIGYKAARNALRRALPDSHVEFLKETRASVSVGDYFFCHAGVKPGIPLDEQCTQDLLWIRDEFLGYPGAFGKVIVHGHTPAPEPEQHFNRINIDTGAYATSKLTALVLEGDQRRFLSTGSE, from the coding sequence ATGATCGGCTCGGCGCTCAATCGCTTGCAGAAGTCAAAACGGGCTTCCGTACCCAGTCTTCCCGAAGGCATGCGCCTCTACGCCATCGGCGATATCCACGGGCGCCTCGACCTGCTCCGGCAATTGGCCAGCAAGATCTCGGAGGATCTCGGGAACGCAGGAGCAAATCGGATCAGCGCCGTCTTCCTCGGCGACTATATCGACCGCGGCCCGCAGTCAGCGGCCGTAATCGAGGAGTTGGCCCGTGGAGCTTTTCCGGTACCTTTTCTCGCACTGCGCGGCAATCATGAGGAAATCCTGCTCCGCTTCCTCGAAGATGAAAGCGTCCTCGACAGCTGGCGCAAATTCGGCGGCCTCGAGACGCTGCATTCCTACGGCGTCCCGGTTGCCGAGCCCATGCGCGGCATCGGCTACAAGGCCGCCCGTAACGCTCTCCGGCGCGCGCTCCCCGACAGCCACGTCGAGTTCCTGAAGGAGACTCGGGCCAGCGTCTCGGTAGGGGACTACTTTTTCTGCCATGCCGGCGTGAAACCGGGCATCCCGTTGGACGAGCAGTGCACGCAGGATCTGCTTTGGATCCGCGATGAGTTTCTCGGATATCCAGGCGCGTTCGGAAAAGTGATAGTGCACGGCCACACACCAGCGCCGGAGCCGGAGCAGCACTTCAATCGCATCAATATCGATACCGGCGCCTACGCCACGTCGAAGCTGACCGCTCTCGTACTGGAAGGCGACCAGCGCCGCTTTCTGTCAACCGGCTCGGAGTAA
- a CDS encoding hypothetical protein (Evidence 5 : Unknown function) codes for MTARDWLQIRGELDELLPGDAERPETRDVNDVQPSRVRSFSEDALMRHVADALRGSEIGPLGGNAPRPRPRPR; via the coding sequence GTGACCGCGCGGGACTGGCTTCAGATCAGAGGCGAACTCGACGAGTTGCTGCCGGGCGACGCAGAGCGTCCGGAGACGAGGGATGTGAACGATGTGCAGCCCTCTCGTGTGCGAAGCTTCTCCGAAGACGCCCTCATGAGGCATGTCGCCGATGCGCTGCGCGGCAGTGAGATCGGACCACTCGGCGGGAATGCGCCGCGGCCCCGGCCGCGTCCTCGATAG